A window of Phycisphaeraceae bacterium genomic DNA:
GATCGCCTGCGAGCTTATCAAGCTCGACCACGCTGCCTTCGCCAAGTTTAAGCACATCCTCGACGAGCATCTGAGTCCGCCCCAGTTCGATGGTCACGTGAAGATCGACATCGCTGAGCAGTTCGATGCCGTGTGACCCGCCCGCTGCTATGGGAGAAAAATCCGGCATCTCCAGAGGCGATGCGGAGTTAATTTCCTTCTGAGCTTCATCCACCGCAGCCTGAGCGGAGGATAGAGCGTCCCGCACCAGACGCTCGGTCTCCGTCGGTGCGACGGCGTCCTGAGAAGATGCGGCGGGTTTTGGTTTTTCGGTTTCGGCCATATCCGTCCTTGCTGCCGATCCGCCGCGATCCATCACGGCTCAGATTCGTCCCCGATTCCGGGGTGTCACTCAATACGCATCCGCACGGTACTGCGTGTATTTTTTCATCAGCACCTGCTGAACCATCGACTTACCCTCAGGGTCCATGCCGATCCGCTCGTCCAGTGCCGCCTTGATCTGCCGCTGGAGAGTCGCCAGCGTCGGTTCAAGGAGTTGGGCCGGCTCAGCGCGGCGGAAGATAGTCGCGGTGTCGGCGGCGATCTGTGCCGACATCTTTTCGAGCATCTCATCCACCTTCGCTTCGTCCTTGGCCTTGATAACGATCCAGATGTCGGTGTCGTAAAGGTATGTCTTGCCGCTGCGGTTGTTCTGAAACTTTTCTTCGATGATCTGCTTTTCTACCGGCTCCTCGCCCTTGGCCGCTTCGTCGTGCGCCAGGTCGTTCGCCTTCACCGCGGCCGGCTTCCCTGCGAACATGAACGCACCACAGATCGCCACCGCCTCGATCACCAGCGCAACGCCGACGACCATGATCGTCTTCATGGGAAGCCCGCCCTTCTTAGGCGCGGGTTCGGCAGCGGATGCGGGGGCAGGGGCTTGCTCGGCCATGGCGTACCAACAACTCCCAGGACAGGTTCACCCCCCAGAGTGCGACTCGCACCGGGCAGGGAATGGCCCTTCCGTCTCTTTATCGGTCTGAACGGCTTGAGACTTTGATGAAGTTGGTAAACCAGCTCCTTGAACCGTCAATACGATCCCTGAGCCAAATCGAGGAGCTTATCGGATCGTTGACAGCAGTTCCTGGATGAGTCGATCGCTGGTCGTAAGCACGCGGGAGTTGGCACTAAAACCGGTGGTGGCTGTGATCAGGTTGATGAATTCCTGTGAAAGGTCCACGTTGGAGCCTTCGAGGGCCCCGCCGATGAGCGACCCAGTGCCGTTTTCACCTGCCATACCCACCTGGGCATTACCACTGGCGGCAGTACTCGCATAGAGGTTGCTGCCGACTTCCATCAGACCGGTCGGGTTGGAAAAGTTCGCCAGTACCACCTGGCCCAGATGCCGTGTCTGGCTGTTGGAAAAGATGCCGATGACAGTTCCATCGGATGCGACCGAAAAATCGGTCAACACTCCACGGGCGGTTCCATCTTGACTGATGGCGGCGATATTGCTGTTGGCGTCGGTCTGCGCGGAGATGTTACCCGTTGAATTTTCAAGGTTGAGTGTGATCTGCTGCGGCGTAACCGCACCGGTGTTGTCACGATCGATGGAAATCACATTTCCCGACGATCCGGTAATGACGCCGGTGTTGTTGAATGACATGGTTCCCGTTCCGACTGCTCTGGAAACGTCGGAGTCATTAGCACTCTGTGCATAAAAACGCCAGACCGTGCCGGCGTTGCTTCGCGACTCTAGCACAACACTCAGGTCCAGCGTCATCGGGGTGCCAAGGCTGTCATACGCAACGAACGTTGTTCGCACCGACTCACCATCGGCATCCTGACTCTTGGTGAACGAAACGGGTAACGATGGCGTTGAAGCTGCATTAACGATGATGTTGACTCCATCCAACTTAAGGTCATTCACCTCGCCAGTATTTCCTTCTACGCGAATCGCCCCACCCACCGCTGTCACACCAGCCGTCGTCAGAGGCACCGATGTGTCAATGCCCAGCGAACCCCCGATGAAATCCATGAAGGACTGAAGATCCGTGCCGTTGGCGTCACTGTTGGTGGTGTTGGTTGCGCCGACTTCAAAGGTCTTGGGAGGCAGTGTGGCGGTGCCTTTGATCGCACCGGAAACCGTAATCACGTCGCCTGCCGCAAACACCGGCGTACCGCTGCCAGCCTTGTAAAGACTCGTCAGCGAATCGGTCGCCACCGCAGGAATCGTGCCGGCTGCGTCGGAATAAAAAACATTGCTGGTAATCACGCTGCCATTGGCGGCAACAGGACCTGACGAATTAAGGTTTCCTGAGAAGTTCACCCACGATGTCATCTGAGTGAGGCTGAGGTTACCCAGGGGAATGCGCATGTCGCCGCGCGTACCGGAGATGATGTTGTAATCAGTGTCGATGCCGTAGCCCTGCACTCTGGCACCCTGACCGTTGACGAGGTTGAAGTCACGATCGAGCTTGAATGCTCCTGATCGCGTGAAACGAATCTCACCGTTGTTCTTCACCTCGAAAAAGCCGTCACCCTCGATCGCCAGCTCGGTGGCGACGCCAGTGGGCTGGATCGAGCCGCCGGTGTAATTACGAGTGATCGAGCTGGGTCGTGAGCCGAGGCCGATCTGAATCGAGTTGGTGCCGCCTTGTGTCGCCGACGGCCCCGATCCACGAGTGAGGGTATTGGAGATTTCCGTCTGAAAGTCCGCCCGGCTTGCCTTGTACGCCGTCGTATTGACGTTGGCGATGTTATTACCGGTGATATTGATGAGGTGTGAGTTAGCGTTCACTCCGCTCAGGCCGGTGTAGAGAGCAGTTGTAAGACCCATACAAACTTCCTTTCTTTAGCTGACTTTCGTTGGATGCCCGCGTCGAGCGAGCCGGTCAGTTCCCTTTTGTGATTCCGTCAACCATTCGCAGCAATGATTCGTTTTCGATCCGATCCAACCCACCCAGGGCAGCCAGCGGGTTGGATTTGGTTGCTTTGGTTTGATCTGTCGCCTGTACTTCCGAGGTCGGCTCCGGTTCCGCTGCGGACCGTGCTTCCTCCAGCAGTGACTCGAAGCTCCGCGCTTCCAGCGGGAGAGTTTCGGCTGTTCGTGACGGCGCTTGGCCGGTCGGCCGAACGGTCGGCTCAAGCATCCTCAATAAATCCACGCTGGTACCCACGTGCGTCATCCTTTACGCAGCGGTGTTTGCCGCCAGCGGCGCGCTGGCACTATTGGGTTCCATCTTGGCTAGCTGCGTAACACGATCCATCAGCAGGCGGTCGCCGCTGTCGAGTTCCAGCACAACCTTGCCGCTGGCCACGCGAACCGAAGTCACCAGTCCTGAGACCGTCTGGTTCTGGTCGTTGAGACCGGATACCACTTTGCCGATCATCGTGCCCGCTGACGAGATTTGATTATTCAGCACCAGACTCTCGATGCTCTTCTGGAGCGAGAGCTGGCTTTCGATGTTGCGCAGGCTCGACATCTGCTCGAGTAACTTCGACGAATCCTGCGGCTGGAAGGGATCCTGATGGCTCAACTCGCTCATCATGACCTTGAGAAAGTCGTCGGTCTTGAGATTTCCAAATGCTCCCACGTTGGGCGTGGAGCTGCTCGTGGAGCCAATCGCGCTGGTTGCCATCGCGGCCTCCTTTCGCCTTCAATCAGGCGACGGTGTTGACCAGGGCCTGCGCGAAGCTCTCCGGCTGCTCGCTGGCGTGTTGTTGGGACCGAGCGGATCCTCCGCCCGACGATTGCTGCTGCGTGAAAAACTGACCGCGGCTCCGGCCGTTATCAGCTCCGTTACCCTGCGTGCCGTCGTCCATTCGGCCCGCCGATGCCGCAACGGGCATCTGCTGCACATCCATCCGTTCCACGGACAGACCATGCCGTTCCAAGGCGTGACGCAGACTTGCCATCTGGTGAGACAGCAGCGTCCGCACGGATTCGGCGTCGGCCTGGAAGCGAACGCTCGCGGTACCGTTGGTGACCGCCAGCTCTACCCGCACCAGACCCAGCTCCGGCGGCTGGAGACGCAGCGTCACCGAACCGCCCCGCTGGGCAATAGCACTCTGCAACCCACGTGCCACCCGCGCCACATTCCCATCCGGCTCGCTTTCAGGGGTCGGCAGGGGCGATAACTCCACCATCCGCGACGCTTCATGCGCATGACCCGCCGAACGAGCGGCAGTTCCTGCGCTGGGTAACGGCAGCGGTTCTGATGACTTCACAGTCGTCTGGGCTTCGATCTCAACTGGTTTATTCGCTGCGACCTCCGACTTCGGCTCCGTCACCTTCGGAAGAGCTTTCGTCTCTGCCGCATTTTCATCCTTCGCAGCCGCCTCTTTGGAACTGCCATCACTACCGCTCGCCTCGCCCTCGGCAACGGTTGCAGGAACGATGGCGTCACCCTTCGCTTGATGATTTGCCGGCTCCTGATGCGAGACCTTGCTGACCTGCGGTTTGATTGCAGTCGGACTCGAAACGCTCACAGCGGAAACTTTGCTGCTTTCAGTTGATTTATCTGCTGCAGCGGAAGCCCGCTCCGATGCAACATCTGCTGCCGCGTTAGCTTGAACGGCGGCATCGGTCACGCTCGATGTGTTTTTTACTTCCGCTTGAGCATTCGCGGCAGCGGCTACCGGCTCAACATTCGACACCAGTCGGCTGGCTGCGGCAGCGGCGGCTTCGATGGCGACCGTTTTCAACGGATCATCCGTTTTCGT
This region includes:
- a CDS encoding flagellar hook-basal body complex protein, whose product is MGLTTALYTGLSGVNANSHLINITGNNIANVNTTAYKASRADFQTEISNTLTRGSGPSATQGGTNSIQIGLGSRPSSITRNYTGGSIQPTGVATELAIEGDGFFEVKNNGEIRFTRSGAFKLDRDFNLVNGQGARVQGYGIDTDYNIISGTRGDMRIPLGNLSLTQMTSWVNFSGNLNSSGPVAANGSVITSNVFYSDAAGTIPAVATDSLTSLYKAGSGTPVFAAGDVITVSGAIKGTATLPPKTFEVGATNTTNSDANGTDLQSFMDFIGGSLGIDTSVPLTTAGVTAVGGAIRVEGNTGEVNDLKLDGVNIIVNAASTPSLPVSFTKSQDADGESVRTTFVAYDSLGTPMTLDLSVVLESRSNAGTVWRFYAQSANDSDVSRAVGTGTMSFNNTGVITGSSGNVISIDRDNTGAVTPQQITLNLENSTGNISAQTDANSNIAAISQDGTARGVLTDFSVASDGTVIGIFSNSQTRHLGQVVLANFSNPTGLMEVGSNLYASTAASGNAQVGMAGENGTGSLIGGALEGSNVDLSQEFINLITATTGFSANSRVLTTSDRLIQELLSTIR
- the fliN gene encoding flagellar motor switch protein FliN — its product is MAETEKPKPAASSQDAVAPTETERLVRDALSSAQAAVDEAQKEINSASPLEMPDFSPIAAGGSHGIELLSDVDLHVTIELGRTQMLVEDVLKLGEGSVVELDKLAGDPVDIYVNKRLVARGEVLVLNDNFCIRVSEIVANLEEQAHEAAQQEAQEDADASGAKK
- a CDS encoding flagellar hook-length control protein FliK encodes the protein MKLAEISLPAGPPVPPAANRAALKVSFEDHLDAAEAMDATRPVSNISDTKPPIKNPRSETLDKKPQAAVCRQQPDEKSLDAEAESQVEEVSDKTVEKAVVADSADSEDQTEDGPEVKAESDDATDEQTKTDDPLKTVAIEAAAAAASRLVSNVEPVAAAANAQAEVKNTSSVTDAAVQANAAADVASERASAAADKSTESSKVSAVSVSSPTAIKPQVSKVSHQEPANHQAKGDAIVPATVAEGEASGSDGSSKEAAAKDENAAETKALPKVTEPKSEVAANKPVEIEAQTTVKSSEPLPLPSAGTAARSAGHAHEASRMVELSPLPTPESEPDGNVARVARGLQSAIAQRGGSVTLRLQPPELGLVRVELAVTNGTASVRFQADAESVRTLLSHQMASLRHALERHGLSVERMDVQQMPVAASAGRMDDGTQGNGADNGRSRGQFFTQQQSSGGGSARSQQHASEQPESFAQALVNTVA